Proteins encoded together in one Sinorhizobium sp. B11 window:
- a CDS encoding amidohydrolase family protein, which yields MCKFCGNRTHAPAELGSGANRASAVSADMPAGIGEADRLTLIRGGAVLSMDAAIGNFRKGDVLVRGSRIVEIAEAIDAPEAAVIDASGMVVMPGFIDTHHHQFETALRSLLADAILINDGRPESAANYYEWILQKFSVLYRPEDVYISELFGGLSQIDAGVTTVMDVSQIHHSPDHSDAAIAALRDAGRRAVFGYFEGWGDASKYPGDARRIKAEHFSSDDQLLTMVMGGEIYLPFYEDAWTLGRELGIPIALHVVGTFGMRPVFDQLAEAGRFGPDNIFIHMTGMSDMAWKRAADAGSHISLSVPIEMQMRHGNPPLQQALDLGLQPSLSTDVECTMTADMFTQMRSAITLQRMLANDQALRGEDYPKLLSAMDVIRFATIEGARGLKLDHKTGTLTPGKEADIILLDATAINVAPLNNVPGAVVTLMERSNVSTVLCAGRVRKWQGKLLGHDIAALRARLESSRDHLLDKAEIAAALF from the coding sequence ATGTGCAAGTTCTGTGGTAACCGGACGCACGCGCCGGCCGAACTCGGGAGCGGCGCAAACAGGGCAAGCGCCGTATCGGCAGACATGCCCGCCGGCATCGGCGAGGCCGATCGCTTGACGCTCATTCGCGGGGGCGCGGTCCTTTCGATGGATGCAGCGATCGGCAATTTTAGAAAAGGCGATGTCTTGGTCCGTGGTTCGCGGATCGTCGAGATCGCCGAGGCGATCGACGCGCCTGAAGCCGCTGTCATCGATGCGTCGGGCATGGTGGTCATGCCGGGTTTTATCGATACCCACCACCATCAATTCGAGACCGCGCTTCGAAGCCTGCTTGCCGACGCGATCCTGATCAATGACGGGCGGCCGGAGAGTGCGGCAAATTACTATGAATGGATCCTGCAAAAGTTCTCCGTCCTCTACCGGCCCGAAGATGTCTATATTTCCGAATTGTTCGGTGGCCTGTCGCAGATCGATGCCGGCGTGACGACTGTAATGGATGTCAGCCAGATCCATCATTCGCCTGACCATTCGGATGCCGCCATCGCGGCACTGCGCGACGCAGGGCGGCGTGCCGTCTTCGGCTATTTCGAAGGCTGGGGGGATGCATCAAAATACCCAGGGGATGCGCGCCGCATCAAAGCCGAACATTTTTCGAGTGACGACCAGTTACTGACGATGGTCATGGGCGGCGAGATTTACCTGCCTTTCTACGAGGATGCCTGGACGCTTGGGCGTGAACTCGGCATTCCGATTGCACTGCATGTCGTCGGGACTTTCGGCATGCGGCCGGTCTTCGATCAATTGGCTGAAGCTGGCCGGTTCGGGCCCGACAATATCTTCATTCATATGACCGGCATGAGCGACATGGCGTGGAAGCGTGCAGCCGATGCCGGTTCACATATTTCACTGTCGGTGCCGATTGAGATGCAGATGCGCCATGGCAATCCGCCGCTGCAGCAGGCACTCGATCTCGGCCTTCAGCCGTCGCTGTCGACCGATGTCGAATGCACCATGACTGCCGACATGTTCACGCAGATGCGCTCGGCAATTACTTTGCAGCGTATGCTGGCAAATGATCAGGCTCTTCGTGGTGAAGATTATCCGAAGCTTCTGTCGGCCATGGATGTCATCCGCTTCGCGACAATCGAAGGCGCGCGCGGACTGAAGCTCGACCATAAGACGGGTACCCTGACGCCCGGTAAAGAAGCTGACATCATCCTTCTTGACGCCACCGCCATCAACGTTGCTCCGCTGAACAACGTCCCTGGCGCCGTGGTGACCCTGATGGAGCGCTCGAATGTCTCGACCGTCCTATGTGCAGGCAGGGTCCGTAAATGGCAGGGCAAGCTTCTCGGTCATGATATTGCGGCACTCCGGGCGAGGCTGGAGTCGAGCCGCGACCATCTGCTCGACAAGGCCGAGATCGCAGCGGCACTGTTCTAG
- a CDS encoding extradiol ring-cleavage dioxygenase, with protein MATLAAVLATTHHPFYLKATTAPPEQQMPQAPEWKRKIEAYRETLTRAKPDILVMVGADHFHQFFLDNYPTFLIGKAPRYDATFYNEEREFGIPKYVLEGHEELSNFMHQRLMDRGFDFAFSHELKLDHSIICPIITTRPDADLPVVPIYTNIFVPPLPSPKRFWDLGRAIREIIDEYPSDQRIAAVGSGHLSLELGGPRQFKETGPDPEFDRKAIEWLSTGNIEAILENVTHDSMTRSGNATHGFMDLILMMGIAGPIPTAYHDNLDLFHTMEAYFTWYPEGAAA; from the coding sequence ATGGCAACCCTGGCAGCGGTCCTTGCGACCACCCACCATCCCTTTTACCTGAAAGCGACGACGGCACCGCCCGAGCAGCAGATGCCGCAGGCGCCGGAATGGAAGCGCAAGATCGAGGCCTATCGCGAGACGCTCACTCGTGCGAAGCCCGATATCCTGGTCATGGTTGGCGCCGACCATTTCCACCAGTTCTTCCTCGACAACTACCCGACCTTCCTGATCGGAAAGGCACCGCGCTACGACGCCACGTTCTACAATGAGGAGCGTGAATTCGGCATTCCGAAATATGTGCTTGAGGGCCATGAGGAACTGTCGAACTTCATGCACCAGCGTCTGATGGACCGCGGCTTCGACTTCGCCTTCAGCCATGAGCTGAAGCTCGATCATTCGATCATCTGCCCGATCATCACCACCCGGCCGGATGCCGACCTGCCGGTCGTACCGATCTACACCAATATCTTCGTGCCGCCGCTGCCCTCGCCGAAACGCTTCTGGGATCTTGGCCGCGCCATTCGAGAGATCATAGACGAGTATCCCTCAGATCAGCGTATCGCCGCCGTCGGCAGCGGGCATCTTTCGCTGGAGCTTGGCGGTCCGCGCCAGTTCAAGGAAACTGGTCCCGACCCGGAGTTCGACCGCAAGGCGATCGAATGGCTGTCGACCGGCAACATCGAAGCGATCCTCGAAAACGTCACGCATGACAGCATGACGAGAAGCGGCAACGCCACCCATGGCTTCATGGACCTGATCCTGATGATGGGCATCGCCGGGCCGATCCCGACCGCCTATCACGACAATCTCGATCTCTTCCACACCATGGAGGCCTATTTCACCTGGTATCCCGAGGGAGCTGCAGCATGA
- a CDS encoding CoA transferase: MLTALNQIRVVEQGTFITGPCAGMMLADLGADVIKIESAGNGDPYRSFKTGFYSAHFQAYNRNKRAIGLDLKSDADREVFYQLIAQADVYIQNFRPGAAARIGADYETLSKINPKLIYCSISGFGPDGPYAQRPVYDSVAQAVSGFLSVSIDPEQPRFIGPALADAITGIYASLGISAALVERGRTGKGKRIDISMIEAMMHFAVEPYMGYFALGEEPSGVDRPRLAQAYIVRCKDGKLFAFHLSSLDKFWDALVEAIGGQELAKDERFSQRLKRIDNYEALNAELNAIFATRTRAEWVERFSGFDVPFAPINSIPDVIGDPQAQHLNMFVPVAGRIEGAERTVRPAFSFDGKHATTVRAAPVVDQHSEEIRAALKGNPGAWPELNRETEPVAAAQ, encoded by the coding sequence ATGCTGACTGCTTTGAACCAAATCCGTGTCGTCGAACAGGGCACGTTCATCACCGGGCCCTGCGCAGGCATGATGCTCGCCGATCTCGGCGCTGACGTGATCAAAATTGAATCCGCAGGTAACGGCGACCCCTATCGCAGCTTCAAGACCGGCTTCTACAGCGCGCATTTCCAGGCCTATAACCGTAACAAGCGTGCGATTGGGCTGGATCTGAAAAGCGACGCGGATCGCGAAGTCTTCTATCAGCTGATCGCCCAGGCGGATGTCTATATCCAGAACTTCCGCCCAGGCGCTGCCGCCCGTATCGGCGCGGATTACGAGACGCTGTCGAAGATCAATCCGAAACTCATCTATTGCTCGATCAGCGGCTTCGGGCCCGACGGTCCATACGCGCAGCGGCCGGTCTATGATTCCGTCGCCCAGGCCGTTAGCGGGTTCCTGAGTGTCTCCATCGATCCCGAGCAGCCGCGCTTCATAGGGCCGGCGCTCGCCGACGCCATCACCGGCATCTATGCCTCGCTCGGCATCTCCGCAGCCCTCGTCGAGCGCGGTCGAACCGGCAAGGGCAAGCGCATCGACATTTCGATGATCGAGGCAATGATGCATTTTGCCGTCGAACCCTACATGGGCTATTTCGCGCTCGGCGAAGAACCGAGCGGCGTCGACCGTCCGCGGCTCGCGCAGGCCTATATCGTCCGTTGCAAGGACGGAAAGCTCTTCGCCTTCCATCTCTCTTCGCTCGACAAGTTCTGGGATGCGCTGGTGGAGGCGATCGGCGGGCAGGAACTGGCCAAAGACGAACGCTTTTCGCAACGCCTGAAACGCATCGACAATTATGAAGCGCTGAATGCCGAGCTGAATGCGATCTTCGCAACGAGGACGCGGGCCGAATGGGTGGAGCGTTTCTCCGGCTTCGACGTGCCCTTTGCGCCGATCAACTCAATCCCCGACGTTATCGGCGATCCGCAGGCCCAGCATCTCAACATGTTCGTTCCGGTCGCAGGACGCATCGAAGGTGCCGAGCGGACAGTGCGGCCGGCTTTTTCCTTCGACGGCAAGCACGCCACGACCGTGCGGGCCGCGCCCGTCGTCGACCAGCACAGCGAGGAAATCCGCGCGGCGCTCAAAGGCAATCCCGGTGCCTGGCCGGAACTGAACCGCGAAACGGAACCGGTGGCAGCGGCGCAATAA
- a CDS encoding citryl-CoA lyase gives MKIGKQSQPYQAICTSNPETIIVRGHDLVEDLVGSISFTDYTWLLVAGSLPDERQRRMLDATLVAIAEHGLVPSVQAARMTLAASPEAVQGAVAAGLLGCGSVILGASESAGAFFRDVRQEREATGSSTEAAAEKLLRRYREDKKPVPGYGHPLHKGHDPRAERLLEIARDLGLAGIHCEIAKTVEKLIPDIIGKSLVMNVSSAIPCVLLDAGYPLLALKGVPLLARTAGLIGHLLEEQTRPIGFIMSHAAAGAIDYDGPAPEGFVANEN, from the coding sequence ATGAAAATCGGAAAGCAATCACAGCCCTATCAGGCGATCTGCACCTCGAACCCGGAGACGATCATTGTCCGGGGCCACGACCTCGTGGAAGACCTCGTCGGCTCCATTTCCTTCACCGACTATACCTGGCTGCTCGTCGCCGGTTCGCTGCCGGACGAAAGGCAGCGCCGCATGCTGGATGCCACGCTCGTGGCAATCGCCGAACATGGTCTCGTCCCGAGCGTGCAGGCGGCCCGAATGACGCTCGCCGCCTCTCCGGAAGCCGTTCAGGGAGCGGTCGCCGCCGGTCTTCTCGGCTGCGGTTCGGTGATCCTGGGTGCTTCTGAATCGGCCGGTGCCTTCTTTCGCGACGTGCGCCAGGAAAGGGAAGCAACCGGTAGTTCCACCGAGGCTGCGGCCGAAAAGCTGCTGCGGCGCTACAGGGAAGACAAGAAGCCGGTGCCCGGCTACGGCCATCCGCTGCACAAGGGGCATGATCCCCGCGCCGAGCGGCTGCTTGAGATCGCCCGGGATCTCGGCCTCGCCGGCATACATTGCGAGATCGCCAAGACGGTCGAGAAACTCATTCCCGATATCATCGGTAAGTCGTTGGTGATGAACGTATCGAGCGCCATCCCATGCGTGCTGCTCGATGCCGGTTATCCACTTCTTGCGCTGAAGGGCGTGCCGCTTCTCGCCCGAACAGCCGGGCTTATCGGGCATCTGCTCGAAGAGCAGACCCGTCCGATTGGCTTCATCATGTCCCACGCTGCCGCCGGCGCCATCGACTATGACGGTCCCGCGCCCGAGGGTTTCGTTGCGAACGAGAATTAG
- a CDS encoding NAD(P)H-dependent oxidoreductase codes for MTRLKVALIVGSARAASLNRLLALAMTRLAEPDVEFDWVTIRDLPIFDQEVLDAGTPSQVERLKSQIKRADALLFVTPEHNRSISAMLKNALDWASRPRDSSVWTGKPGAIAGASYGRIGTAAAQQHLRAILGCLDVAVMGQPEAFIHLYPDLITPEGEVTNEETRRFLQLYMDQFDLWVSRFVSAKSAAA; via the coding sequence ATGACGCGATTGAAAGTCGCCCTTATTGTCGGCAGTGCACGGGCTGCCTCCCTCAACCGACTGCTCGCCCTTGCGATGACAAGGCTTGCCGAGCCCGACGTCGAGTTCGATTGGGTAACGATCCGCGACTTGCCGATCTTCGACCAGGAGGTTCTGGATGCCGGCACACCCTCGCAGGTCGAGCGGCTGAAGAGCCAGATCAAGCGCGCCGATGCGCTGCTTTTCGTGACGCCCGAGCATAATCGCTCCATTTCGGCCATGCTGAAAAATGCCCTCGACTGGGCCTCACGGCCCCGGGATTCCAGTGTCTGGACGGGCAAGCCGGGCGCAATCGCCGGCGCTTCTTACGGACGCATCGGAACCGCCGCCGCCCAGCAGCACCTGCGCGCCATTCTAGGTTGTCTCGACGTTGCCGTCATGGGACAGCCCGAGGCCTTCATTCATCTCTACCCTGATCTCATCACGCCTGAGGGCGAGGTGACGAACGAGGAAACCCGCCGTTTCCTGCAGCTCTACATGGATCAGTTCGATCTCTGGGTCAGCCGCTTCGTTTCGGCGAAGAGCGCTGCCGCCTGA
- a CDS encoding helix-turn-helix domain-containing protein has protein sequence MIDSNSPEFVEALARGLSVLEAFDRHDPEMTLAELSRKVGMSIATVRRNVLTLEALGFIRRHNKHFLLAPRILTLGSAYLNAFNVEEAVTPELHRITTQFGDAANMAVLDGTNVLYIAHLSESRGVRRNASLGVTYPAYATSMGRVLLAALPDDEIERYFQAYNPIKLTDYTITDEAELRDILVETRNKGYSITVDQLDYGITAIAVPVKDSTGRIVCSINSSGYTPRLTPDELIAQRLPEMRLAANRLSQLFTRFPALLHSLAPTAAPGR, from the coding sequence ATGATCGACAGCAATTCGCCCGAATTTGTCGAGGCGCTGGCTAGGGGCCTGTCCGTTCTGGAAGCTTTCGATCGGCATGATCCGGAAATGACGCTGGCGGAACTGTCGCGCAAGGTCGGCATGTCGATTGCCACCGTCCGCCGCAATGTGCTGACATTGGAGGCGCTCGGTTTCATTCGTCGCCACAACAAACATTTCCTGCTGGCCCCGCGTATTCTGACGCTCGGCTCCGCTTATTTGAACGCCTTCAATGTCGAGGAGGCGGTTACCCCCGAACTTCATCGCATCACAACGCAGTTCGGCGATGCGGCCAACATGGCAGTCCTCGATGGTACGAATGTTCTCTATATCGCCCATCTGTCTGAAAGCCGTGGCGTACGTCGCAATGCAAGCCTCGGTGTCACCTACCCTGCCTATGCAACGTCGATGGGCCGTGTCTTGCTCGCAGCATTGCCGGACGACGAGATCGAGCGCTATTTTCAGGCTTACAATCCGATCAAACTCACCGACTATACGATTACCGACGAAGCGGAACTGCGCGATATTCTCGTCGAGACCCGCAACAAAGGCTATTCGATCACCGTCGACCAACTCGACTACGGCATCACGGCAATCGCGGTGCCGGTGAAGGACAGTACCGGCCGTATCGTCTGTTCCATCAACAGTTCTGGCTATACGCCGCGGCTCACACCGGATGAATTGATCGCTCAACGGCTGCCGGAAATGCGGCTGGCCGCCAACCGGCTCTCGCAACTTTTTACCCGCTTCCCGGCGCTCCTGCACTCGCTGGCGCCGACCGCCGCACCCGGGCGCTAA
- a CDS encoding amino acid ABC transporter substrate-binding protein: MKTRREFHKLVAATAAGLAAPAILGGRAFAQDKPIRIGASVSLTGPLASTKNGLIGYELWRDDVNAAGGLLGRKVELVTYDDQSSAANVPAIYSKLVDVDACDVLFSPYGANLSAPVMPFIKQRDLFMIGMFGLAGNDVARHDKFFHSGPWGPNSGRDWARGFFDLAKGQGVTKIAIINADLEFSKNAAKGGAEVAKEYGIDVVFNQSYPPNTTDFSSIIRNINAADPEAIFIASYPADSTAIIRGVKEIGISDKVKLFGGAMIGPQYGALLSSLGPELNGIVNSHTFVPEPTMQTSAIKSFFDRYTPIAVKQSVDPLGFYIPPFYYVAGQLAEAAIKGSNSVDPAKMAEYLHANEVDTIAGKIGFNEIGDWKERRVLMVQLRGIKGNDLEQFRNPGHQVILDPPSLKTGDLAGPYNAARAG; this comes from the coding sequence ATGAAGACAAGGCGTGAGTTTCATAAGCTCGTGGCCGCAACCGCAGCCGGGCTTGCGGCACCTGCCATTCTCGGAGGCAGAGCTTTCGCACAGGACAAGCCGATCCGCATCGGCGCCAGCGTTTCGCTGACGGGCCCGCTCGCCAGCACGAAGAACGGGCTGATCGGTTACGAGCTCTGGCGTGATGACGTCAATGCCGCCGGCGGTCTTCTCGGCCGCAAGGTCGAGCTCGTCACCTATGACGACCAGAGCAGCGCGGCCAATGTTCCGGCCATTTATTCCAAGCTCGTCGACGTCGATGCCTGTGACGTGCTTTTCTCGCCCTATGGAGCCAATCTCTCGGCGCCGGTTATGCCCTTCATCAAGCAGCGCGATCTCTTCATGATCGGTATGTTCGGGCTCGCCGGCAACGATGTCGCCCGCCACGACAAGTTCTTCCACAGCGGCCCCTGGGGACCGAATTCCGGCCGAGACTGGGCGCGCGGCTTCTTCGATCTCGCCAAGGGGCAGGGTGTAACGAAGATCGCCATCATCAATGCCGACCTGGAATTCTCAAAGAATGCCGCCAAGGGCGGCGCGGAAGTCGCCAAGGAATACGGCATCGATGTCGTCTTCAACCAGAGCTACCCGCCGAACACGACCGATTTCTCCTCGATCATCCGCAACATCAATGCCGCCGATCCGGAAGCGATCTTCATCGCCTCCTACCCGGCCGACAGCACGGCAATCATTCGCGGCGTCAAGGAAATTGGCATTTCCGACAAGGTGAAACTCTTTGGCGGCGCGATGATCGGTCCGCAATATGGCGCGCTCCTGAGTTCGCTCGGGCCGGAGCTCAACGGTATCGTCAACTCCCATACGTTTGTTCCTGAACCGACGATGCAGACCTCGGCGATCAAGAGCTTCTTCGACCGTTACACACCGATCGCCGTCAAGCAGAGCGTTGATCCTCTCGGCTTCTATATCCCACCCTTCTACTATGTCGCGGGTCAGCTCGCCGAAGCGGCGATCAAGGGCTCGAACTCGGTCGATCCGGCAAAGATGGCTGAATATCTACATGCCAACGAAGTCGACACGATTGCCGGCAAGATCGGCTTCAACGAGATCGGCGACTGGAAGGAGCGGCGGGTGCTGATGGTGCAGCTACGCGGCATCAAGGGCAACGACCTGGAACAGTTCCGCAATCCCGGCCACCAGGTCATTCTCGATCCGCCTTCGCTGAAGACCGGCGATCTTGCCGGCCCCTACAATGCGGCGCGCGCCGGCTGA
- a CDS encoding branched-chain amino acid ABC transporter permease: MMFSIDILLNAIVTGILLGSVYAALALGLGITFGILHIPNIAHPTLVVAGAFFVYTLCQWGLDPIVAALIGLVPFYLLGVVLYIFYSRVFERRGSANVLQSLTLFFGLSLVIEILLSLGFGSELKSVSASYIGSSLKLGLLTIPYRLLIPALLGPLMIAALSLYLARTSSGTAIRAVAHEERALSIAGINPAAVKRHAFGIATATAVIAGAALIMVGPIEPFAGRYQIGRVFAIIVLAGMGSIPGSLVIAIIIGIAEALVASYLNPSWAPGVAFAILLLGLAGRPQGLFGGAR, encoded by the coding sequence ATGATGTTTTCGATCGATATTCTGCTGAACGCCATCGTGACGGGCATTCTGCTGGGAAGCGTCTATGCAGCGCTTGCCCTCGGGCTCGGGATCACCTTCGGCATCCTTCACATCCCCAATATCGCTCATCCGACCCTGGTCGTGGCGGGCGCCTTTTTCGTCTATACCCTGTGCCAATGGGGGCTTGATCCAATCGTCGCAGCGCTGATCGGCCTGGTGCCGTTCTATCTTCTCGGCGTAGTGCTCTACATCTTCTATTCCCGTGTCTTCGAACGGCGGGGCAGCGCCAATGTGCTACAGAGCCTGACATTGTTCTTTGGTCTGTCACTGGTGATCGAGATCCTGCTTTCGCTCGGCTTCGGCTCGGAGCTGAAATCGGTCAGTGCCTCCTATATCGGCTCCAGCCTGAAGCTCGGCCTTCTCACCATTCCATACCGGCTGCTGATCCCTGCACTTCTTGGCCCACTGATGATCGCGGCTCTCTCGCTCTATCTCGCTCGCACCAGTTCCGGGACCGCGATCCGAGCGGTCGCGCACGAAGAGCGAGCATTGTCAATCGCCGGCATCAATCCGGCCGCCGTCAAGCGGCATGCGTTCGGCATTGCGACGGCGACAGCCGTGATTGCCGGGGCGGCGCTTATCATGGTCGGGCCGATCGAACCCTTTGCCGGCCGCTACCAGATCGGCCGCGTCTTTGCGATCATCGTCCTCGCCGGCATGGGCTCGATCCCAGGCAGTCTGGTGATCGCGATCATTATCGGCATCGCCGAAGCACTTGTTGCTTCCTATCTCAATCCGTCCTGGGCTCCGGGCGTGGCATTCGCCATCCTTTTGCTCGGCCTTGCCGGACGCCCCCAAGGCCTGTTCGGAGGCGCACGATGA
- a CDS encoding branched-chain amino acid ABC transporter permease encodes MSKNSVLFLAGAFIVLAVGFLMPWLLKNPFYFFVGYVVLQYVTIATGWNILGGYAGYINFGAAGFVGAGVYLSAFLFTTFGLPLPVLIVAAAVVGAILGVLMGYLTLRIQGVYFAIATLGLVVVLETLVHNISALGGASGMAVYGPRPPAWSPGPSQYNFTVMLVIAVASVALARFVEISWIGRGLRAVRASEDAAECSGVPTLRLKLLACALSGAVLAAAGAPYPFYTSFVEPVTAFSLIIGLNAIAMPLIGGTKSWAGPVLGALLLASVQQIATVTISSELNILFVGLVLIAFVAFAPGGLSGVLGRRRERAGA; translated from the coding sequence ATGAGCAAGAACTCCGTCCTCTTCCTTGCCGGAGCCTTCATAGTGCTGGCGGTCGGCTTCCTGATGCCGTGGCTTTTGAAGAACCCGTTCTATTTCTTCGTCGGTTACGTCGTGCTGCAATATGTGACGATCGCCACCGGCTGGAATATCCTTGGCGGCTACGCTGGCTACATCAACTTCGGAGCCGCCGGCTTTGTCGGCGCCGGCGTCTATCTCTCCGCTTTCCTGTTTACCACCTTCGGCCTGCCGCTCCCGGTTCTCATCGTCGCAGCAGCTGTGGTCGGCGCCATTCTCGGTGTGCTGATGGGATATCTGACGCTTCGCATCCAGGGTGTCTATTTCGCCATCGCCACACTCGGTCTCGTTGTCGTTCTGGAGACCCTCGTACACAATATCTCAGCGCTCGGAGGCGCAAGCGGTATGGCCGTCTACGGGCCGCGCCCACCGGCCTGGAGCCCTGGGCCATCGCAGTATAATTTCACCGTCATGCTGGTGATCGCGGTGGCGAGCGTCGCTCTTGCCCGCTTCGTTGAAATCTCCTGGATTGGCCGCGGTCTGCGCGCCGTGCGGGCGAGCGAAGACGCGGCGGAATGTTCCGGAGTTCCGACGCTGCGCCTCAAGCTGCTCGCCTGCGCCCTGAGCGGCGCCGTGCTGGCTGCGGCCGGCGCACCCTATCCCTTCTACACATCCTTCGTCGAGCCGGTCACTGCATTCAGTCTGATCATCGGGCTCAATGCCATCGCCATGCCGCTGATCGGCGGCACAAAGAGCTGGGCCGGACCGGTGCTTGGCGCACTGCTGCTTGCCTCCGTTCAGCAGATCGCCACCGTCACCATTTCCTCCGAGCTCAACATCCTCTTCGTCGGACTGGTGCTGATCGCTTTCGTCGCCTTCGCACCCGGCGGACTGTCCGGTGTCCTTGGCCGCAGACGGGAGCGAGCAGGGGCATGA
- a CDS encoding ABC transporter ATP-binding protein, with protein MSDMVLSLKGVEKVFGAFRALGPVDLDITPGERLGIIGPNGSGKTTLINCITGVYRPDKGSVHFQGQDISHVEAHKRARLGISRSFQIPRPFTGMTVLENLLVPLDYCHVEGSKPERARSVLASVGLANRISDASENLSQLELRKLELARALVGNPKVLIADEAMAGLSEEEIDEVLAILFALNETGVAVIMIEHIMHAVMRFSQRIVCFETGRLIASGTSAEIADNPLVQKVYFGE; from the coding sequence ATGAGCGACATGGTTCTTTCCCTCAAGGGTGTCGAGAAAGTCTTCGGCGCATTCCGTGCGCTTGGTCCTGTTGACCTCGACATCACTCCCGGCGAGCGGCTCGGCATCATCGGCCCCAACGGATCCGGCAAGACGACGCTGATCAACTGCATCACCGGCGTCTATCGTCCCGACAAGGGTTCGGTGCATTTTCAGGGCCAGGATATTTCCCATGTGGAAGCCCACAAACGTGCTCGGCTCGGCATCTCCCGCAGCTTCCAGATTCCGCGGCCCTTTACCGGCATGACGGTGCTGGAGAACCTGCTGGTGCCGCTCGACTATTGCCATGTCGAAGGCAGCAAGCCCGAGCGCGCCCGCTCGGTCCTTGCAAGCGTCGGGCTCGCAAACAGGATATCCGACGCTTCTGAAAACCTGTCGCAGCTCGAATTGCGCAAGCTGGAACTCGCCCGCGCGCTCGTCGGCAATCCGAAGGTGCTGATTGCCGACGAAGCGATGGCGGGACTGTCCGAGGAGGAGATCGACGAGGTTCTGGCAATCCTCTTTGCGCTCAACGAGACAGGCGTAGCGGTCATCATGATCGAGCACATCATGCATGCGGTGATGCGCTTTTCGCAGCGGATCGTCTGTTTCGAAACCGGCCGCCTCATCGCCTCGGGTACCTCGGCCGAAATCGCCGACAATCCGCTCGTCCAGAAGGTGTATTTCGGTGAATAG
- a CDS encoding ABC transporter ATP-binding protein yields MNRLIIDNLSAGYGAVAVLRNVSLELNESEMVALLGMNGNGKSTLLNCVLGFVQASAGRILLEWDGRTTDLTRLRPHEIVRLGLSIVPEGRRLVPNISVEDNLKLAGSNPLVSARMKDNLAYCFETFPLLLERRKQIASTMSGGQQQLLAIARSLMTSPKIIIIDEPSVGLAPIVVRDVLNAIMQLREKSNMTILMAEQSFLQAIDISSRAYVLAHGSIHQEFKRSQGEFAHSEIRRAMLGTAH; encoded by the coding sequence GTGAATAGACTGATCATCGACAATCTGTCCGCCGGCTACGGCGCGGTGGCCGTGTTGCGCAACGTTTCGCTGGAACTTAACGAAAGCGAGATGGTGGCTTTGCTCGGCATGAACGGCAACGGCAAGAGCACGCTGCTCAACTGCGTTCTCGGCTTCGTGCAGGCAAGCGCCGGCCGCATCCTGCTGGAATGGGATGGCAGGACGACCGACCTCACCCGACTGCGCCCACATGAAATCGTCCGCCTCGGTCTGTCAATCGTGCCGGAAGGACGACGGCTGGTGCCCAACATTTCGGTGGAAGACAATCTCAAGCTTGCGGGCAGCAATCCCCTGGTCAGTGCCCGCATGAAAGACAATCTCGCCTATTGTTTCGAGACCTTCCCGCTGCTCCTGGAACGTCGCAAACAGATTGCATCCACGATGAGCGGCGGTCAGCAGCAGTTGCTGGCAATCGCCCGTTCGCTGATGACGTCGCCGAAGATCATCATCATCGACGAGCCTTCGGTCGGTCTCGCACCGATCGTCGTGCGTGATGTGCTGAACGCCATCATGCAACTGCGCGAAAAGAGCAACATGACGATCCTGATGGCCGAGCAAAGCTTCCTGCAAGCAATCGACATATCATCGCGGGCCTACGTGCTGGCGCATGGCAGCATCCACCAGGAGTTTAAGCGATCGCAGGGAGAATTTGCTCATTCGGAGATACGCCGTGCCATGTTGGGGACGGCACATTGA
- a CDS encoding BrnA antitoxin family protein, which translates to MATTPRRPVNPLDAAEALFKPAKKTTAPPVERRAIPVATETVSIKIDGDVLAFFQEDGPGWQERINAALRKTMEATR; encoded by the coding sequence ATGGCGACGACCCCACGCAGACCGGTCAATCCACTCGATGCCGCCGAAGCCCTGTTCAAACCGGCCAAGAAGACAACGGCACCACCTGTCGAGCGACGCGCAATTCCAGTCGCGACCGAGACCGTCTCGATCAAGATCGACGGGGATGTGCTGGCATTCTTTCAGGAAGACGGACCGGGTTGGCAGGAACGCATCAACGCGGCCCTTCGAAAGACAATGGAGGCTACACGCTAG